A single genomic interval of Streptomyces showdoensis harbors:
- the yidD gene encoding membrane protein insertion efficiency factor YidD yields the protein MKYPLLALIKLYQWTISPLLGPVCRYYPSCSRYGFTAIDRHGAIKGTALTAWRILRCNPWSPGGVDHVPLRKRPRWHEMLRAALRGDKGGISAETSPVGETSPKAQGA from the coding sequence ATGAAGTACCCGCTGCTGGCCCTCATCAAGCTGTACCAGTGGACGATCAGCCCGCTCCTGGGCCCCGTCTGCCGGTACTACCCGTCGTGTTCCCGCTACGGATTCACGGCCATCGACCGGCATGGCGCGATCAAGGGCACAGCCCTGACCGCCTGGCGCATCCTGCGGTGCAACCCGTGGTCGCCGGGCGGCGTGGACCATGTTCCCCTGCGCAAGCGGCCGCGCTGGCACGAGATGCTGCGCGCCGCCCTGCGCGGAGACAAGGGCGGGATCTCCGCCGAGACGAGCCCGGTCGGAGAGACCTCGCCCAAAGCTCAAGGAGCCTGA